A genomic stretch from Anabrus simplex isolate iqAnaSimp1 chromosome 2, ASM4041472v1, whole genome shotgun sequence includes:
- the Oct-TyrR gene encoding tyramine receptor 1, whose protein sequence is MAEYLHDNISDYATDYTYSSDNMPRNKDCGVKNAQMYESIMGIELAVPEWEAAITAITLSLIILLTIVGNVLVILSVFTYKPLRIVQNFFIVSLAVADLTVAILVLPLNVASSILGRWEFGIHVCKMWLTCDVLCCTASILNLCAIALDRYWAITDPINYAQKRTLKRVLLMIAGLWLLSCVISSPPLIGWNDWPAEFNASTPCQLTKQQGYVVYSSLGSFYIPLFIMTIVYIEIFIATKRRLRERARASKLNTVKQNVASTNQQEGGSAGRDQQQVMISHDQESVSSETNHNEHPQLLESGKGKDKKRKCKKKKKKQSEETKDKYQLAPTMMAEDSVTDSHDPPSGSHYKLTANHSGVDGQHTTTTTGDSPHAKKDTTSTIVPMPSVKRPVPVYQFIEEKQRISLSKERRAARTLGIIMGVFVVCWLPFFLMYVILPFCTNCCPSEKLINFITWLGYINSALNPIIYTIFNLDFRRAFKKLLYIKP, encoded by the coding sequence ATGGCTGAATATCTGCATGATAATATCAGTGATTATGCCACCGATTATACCTATTCCTCCGATAATATGCCCAGGAACAAAGACTGTGGTGTAAAGAATGCTCAAATGTACGAAAGCATAATGGGAATAGAATTAGCTGTTCCAGAATGGGAGGCAGCCATTACAGCCATTACCCTTTCTCTCATTATTTTGCTTACTATTGTTGGCAACGTGCTTGTTATCCTGAGTGTGTTCACCTACAAGCCGCTGCGTATCGTGCAAAATTTCTTTATTGTATCACTAGCTGTAGCTGATCTCACCGTTGCTATTCTGGTGTTACCGTTAAATGTGGCTTCATCCATTCTTGGTCGTTGGGAATTTGGTATCCACGTGTGTAAAATGTGGCTAACGTGTGACGTGCTTTGCTGTACGGCATCAATCTTGAACTTATGTGCTATTGCACTTGATCGTTATTGGGCCATAACTGATCCGATTAACTACGCCCAGAAACGCACGTTGAAGAGAGTACTCCTCATGATAGCAGGCTTATGGCTTCTTTCCTGTGTGATAAGTTCACCACCCTTAATCGGGTGGAACGATTGGCCAGCTGAGTTCAATGCTTCCACTCCCTGTCAGTTAACGAAACAACAAGGTTACGTAGTATACTCGTCTCTGGGGTCATTCTATATTCCATTGTTTATCATGACCATAGTCTACATAGAAATTTTCATTGCAACCAAACGAAGGCTTCGTGAGAGGGCCCGTGCCTCCAAACTGAACACTGTGAAACAGAATGTTGCTTCTACGAACCAACAAGAGGGAGGTTCTGCTGGAAGGGATCAGCAGCAGGTAATGATTTCTCATGACCAGGAATCCGTGAGTAGTGAAACTAATCATAATGAGCACCCACAGTTGTTAGAGAGTGGAAAGGGTAAGGATAAGAAGAGGAagtgtaagaaaaagaagaagaaacagagcgaagAAACTAAAGACAAGTACCAGTTGGCTCCAACAATGATGGCCGAAGACTCAGTAACAGACAGCCACGATCCACCCTCCGGTTCTCATTATAAACTCACAGCAAACCACAGCGGGGTAGATGGACAACACACAACAACAACTACTGGAGACTCTCCTCATGCAAAGAAGGACACCACCTCAACAATTGTACCAATGCCGAGTGTAAAAAGGCCTGTTCCGGTTTATCAGTTCATTGAAGAAAAGCAACGGATTTCCCTGTCAAAGGAACGACGAGCAGCGAGGACTCTCGGCATCATTATGGGGGTATTTGTGGTGTGTTGGCTGCCTTTCTTTCTCATGTACGTAATCCTGCCGTTCTGCACGAACTGTTGCCCGTCAGAGAAGTTGATTAACTTCATAACGTGGCTGGGTTACATTAATTCTGCCCTGAACCCAATAATATACACAATATTTAATTTGGACTTTCGAAGAGCATTCAAGAAACTTTTGTACATTAAACCTTAG